From Peptoanaerobacter stomatis, one genomic window encodes:
- the sufC gene encoding Fe-S cluster assembly ATPase SufC, with translation MGKLLEIKNLSASVEDKNILKNINLTVNAGEIHVLMGPNGAGKSTLMNVIMEHPKYTVTEGQIIFDGEDITDSRTDERAKKGIFMSFQNPEEIQGVDVEEFLKEALNSQGKDYGSSLKFHKELVKKMDSLKMDNSYAQRYVNVGFSGGEKKKNEMLQMSILNPKLALLDETDSGLDVDAVKIVSEAIKDFFDETKAIIIITHHKEILKNVKADYVHVLKDGELIRTSDATLIDKIEENGYENIANL, from the coding sequence ATGGGAAAGCTTTTAGAAATAAAAAATTTATCTGCAAGTGTGGAAGATAAGAATATTTTAAAAAATATAAATCTGACTGTGAATGCAGGAGAGATACATGTGCTTATGGGACCTAACGGTGCCGGTAAATCAACACTTATGAACGTTATAATGGAACATCCTAAATATACGGTAACTGAAGGACAGATAATTTTTGATGGAGAAGATATAACTGACAGCAGAACTGATGAGCGTGCAAAAAAAGGAATATTTATGTCTTTCCAAAATCCTGAAGAAATACAAGGTGTGGATGTTGAGGAGTTTTTGAAAGAGGCTCTGAATTCTCAAGGAAAAGATTATGGAAGTTCGCTTAAATTTCATAAAGAGCTTGTTAAAAAAATGGATTCATTAAAAATGGACAACTCTTATGCTCAAAGATATGTGAATGTAGGTTTTTCCGGCGGAGAGAAGAAAAAAAATGAGATGTTGCAAATGTCTATATTAAATCCTAAACTTGCTCTTTTGGATGAAACGGATTCAGGTTTGGACGTTGATGCTGTAAAAATTGTGTCTGAGGCTATAAAGGATTTTTTTGATGAAACTAAAGCCATCATAATAATAACTCACCACAAGGAAATATTAAAAAATGTTAAAGCCGACTATGTTCATGTACTTAAAGACGGCGAGCTTATAAGGACTTCTGATGCAACATTGATTGACAAGATAGAAGAAAACGGATATGAAAATATTGCAAATCTATAA